In one window of Pedosphaera parvula Ellin514 DNA:
- a CDS encoding Gfo/Idh/MocA family protein codes for MDNKETKPAAGMATRREFIKKASTAAAVVASTNLFKTPVYGQNQAPSPGRVIGANDRIVVGYIGVGNQGMAHVRTQKEFATANNIVQVAVCDLSKYRAADAHKYIGGDIQEFDDHRKLLERKDIDAVTIATVDHWHAQCAIDAMQAGKHVYVEKPMTRYLGEAFQIADTVKSTGKALQIGSQICSDARWHKAAELIQAGKIGQMVLAQDSYMRNNPKGEWNYPIQPWCTPEDVNWERWQGKVHNKKAFDADSYFRWRKYYPYCAGLLGDLIPHRLHPLMLATGSPEFPSRVVCLGNKAAHTDANTSGTPERDVPEQVQLLAEFPSGLNILITSSSLNQVGLTSIIRGHKATLYMGGGNRIELKPEPAFSEEIDPQVIEHLEPSGEKINEMEKNWFDCIRSGKKTFGNIDLALRAQTVISLAEMSQRLNIMCLFNDKTRKITTGDGKEVTPITYGTLPLS; via the coding sequence ATGGATAATAAAGAAACCAAACCAGCGGCCGGCATGGCAACACGTCGGGAATTCATCAAGAAAGCTTCCACTGCTGCGGCGGTTGTCGCTTCGACCAATCTTTTCAAAACGCCTGTATATGGGCAAAATCAAGCGCCTTCACCCGGCCGGGTAATCGGGGCCAACGATCGCATCGTGGTTGGCTATATCGGCGTGGGAAATCAGGGCATGGCGCACGTGCGCACCCAGAAGGAGTTTGCGACAGCTAATAACATTGTGCAGGTGGCGGTTTGCGATTTGTCCAAGTATCGCGCGGCGGATGCGCACAAGTATATTGGCGGTGACATCCAGGAGTTTGATGATCATCGGAAGTTGCTGGAGAGGAAGGATATTGATGCCGTCACAATCGCAACGGTGGACCATTGGCATGCGCAATGCGCGATTGATGCGATGCAGGCGGGCAAGCATGTGTACGTGGAAAAGCCGATGACCCGTTATTTGGGTGAGGCGTTCCAGATTGCGGACACGGTGAAGAGCACGGGGAAGGCTTTGCAGATTGGATCGCAAATTTGTTCGGACGCTCGCTGGCACAAGGCGGCGGAATTGATCCAGGCGGGCAAGATTGGGCAGATGGTTTTGGCGCAGGATTCCTACATGCGCAATAATCCGAAGGGTGAGTGGAATTACCCGATTCAGCCCTGGTGCACGCCGGAGGATGTGAATTGGGAACGTTGGCAGGGGAAGGTTCATAACAAGAAGGCTTTTGACGCTGACTCCTACTTCCGCTGGCGCAAATATTATCCGTATTGTGCTGGTTTGTTGGGTGACCTTATCCCGCACCGTCTGCATCCGTTGATGCTGGCCACGGGCAGTCCTGAATTCCCATCGCGCGTTGTGTGCCTCGGGAACAAGGCGGCGCACACGGATGCGAATACTTCCGGAACTCCTGAGCGTGATGTGCCTGAGCAGGTTCAACTCCTCGCGGAATTCCCAAGCGGGCTGAATATTTTGATCACAAGCAGTTCGTTAAACCAGGTGGGGTTGACTTCGATTATTCGCGGCCATAAAGCCACTTTGTATATGGGTGGCGGCAACCGCATCGAGTTAAAGCCCGAACCTGCTTTCTCCGAAGAAATTGATCCGCAGGTAATTGAACACCTTGAGCCGAGCGGCGAGAAGATTAACGAGATGGAAAAGAACTGGTTCGATTGCATTCGCTCCGGCAAAAAGACTTTCGGCAACATCGACCTCGCTTTGCGCGCACAGACGGTGATCTCGCTGGCAGAAATGTCTCAGCGCTTGAATATCATGTGCCTGTTCAACGACAAGACTCGCAAGATTACCACGGGAGACGGCAAGGAAGTGACGCCGATCACCTACGGAACGCTGCCGTTGTCCTGA
- the coaE gene encoding dephospho-CoA kinase (Dephospho-CoA kinase (CoaE) performs the final step in coenzyme A biosynthesis.), with protein sequence MKVYGLTGGIGMGKSTSDKLLRDRGISVIDTDIIARQLVEPEKPALSEIVDAFGTGMIDGEGRLRREELARLVFEDPGSRQMLEDILHPRIRAVWTAQVEAYRKEGQSCVVVVIPLLFETNAAPSFDAIICVACSATTQFERLLQRGWNPEHVEKRIRAQWPVDKKMNQADYVVWTEGDLEIHAKQLARIFPLH encoded by the coding sequence ATGAAAGTTTACGGGCTAACGGGAGGAATTGGGATGGGCAAATCCACTTCCGATAAGTTGCTTCGGGATCGTGGCATCAGTGTGATTGATACTGACATAATCGCACGTCAGCTCGTGGAACCTGAAAAGCCTGCGTTGTCGGAGATTGTCGATGCTTTTGGCACTGGTATGATTGATGGTGAAGGACGGCTCAGGCGAGAGGAATTAGCCAGGTTGGTGTTCGAAGATCCAGGCTCGCGGCAGATGTTGGAGGATATCCTTCATCCCCGTATTCGTGCAGTTTGGACTGCGCAAGTGGAGGCATATCGGAAAGAGGGGCAAAGCTGCGTTGTCGTTGTGATTCCGCTCTTGTTCGAAACGAATGCCGCTCCATCTTTCGACGCGATCATATGTGTTGCCTGTTCCGCCACCACCCAGTTTGAGCGCCTCCTACAACGTGGGTGGAACCCCGAACATGTTGAAAAACGTATCCGTGCGCAGTGGCCAGTGGATAAAAAGATGAATCAGGCGGATTATGTGGTTTGGACAGAAGGGGACTTGGAGATTCATGCCAAACAGCTCGCCCGTATTTTTCCGTTGCATTAA
- a CDS encoding HesB/IscA family protein: MIAATSNKTTSAPAFRVGDERLIKVTESAAKKVSSLLTKQGRAQGVLRVAVVGGGCSGLQYKMDLQDGPANRDILVESSGIKVVVDPKSALYVTGSELDYLDALQEGGFKVKNPNAATSCSCGESFSA; this comes from the coding sequence ATGATTGCAGCAACATCCAATAAGACCACCTCAGCGCCGGCTTTCCGCGTGGGAGATGAACGACTGATCAAGGTCACTGAGAGTGCGGCGAAAAAAGTGAGTTCATTGCTCACCAAACAAGGTCGCGCGCAGGGAGTGTTGCGCGTCGCTGTGGTTGGTGGCGGATGCTCCGGCCTGCAATATAAAATGGATTTGCAGGACGGTCCCGCGAACCGCGATATTCTGGTTGAATCCAGCGGCATTAAGGTTGTGGTAGATCCTAAGAGCGCACTCTATGTCACAGGCAGTGAACTGGATTATCTGGACGCCCTGCAGGAAGGCGGGTTTAAAGTGAAGAACCCGAACGCAGCCACGAGTTGTTCATGTGGTGAGAGTTTCAGTGCTTAA
- a CDS encoding MgtC/SapB family protein: MDAFLVEFTAIPSHTEVVVRLGVAMIAGMLIGSEREHHGRPAGFRTTTMVCAAAALAMVISQVAFADTVTTSSSWRPDPMRLAAGVLTGMGFLGAGTIIRNDNHVRGITTAATLWISTMLGLCFGAGLFFAGTVGLIAVLAILLLLPRVEARISQNLYARLTITMDLTTMSEQDLKEILSSLGTVIRSMDLYYDFVKRSKTVSCELRLKKPEEFSLGQKLTAMLSRHAGIHSVAFKC, translated from the coding sequence ATGGACGCTTTTCTGGTAGAATTCACAGCGATACCCTCTCACACCGAAGTCGTGGTCCGGTTGGGAGTGGCAATGATCGCCGGCATGTTGATAGGTTCCGAGCGCGAACATCACGGACGTCCCGCCGGCTTCCGAACCACCACCATGGTTTGTGCGGCCGCGGCTTTAGCCATGGTTATCTCCCAGGTTGCCTTTGCCGATACCGTGACTACAAGCAGTTCATGGCGCCCCGACCCGATGCGCCTTGCAGCCGGTGTGCTGACTGGCATGGGGTTCCTCGGAGCGGGAACAATCATTCGAAACGATAATCACGTGCGCGGAATTACTACGGCCGCCACACTTTGGATTTCGACTATGCTTGGCCTCTGCTTTGGAGCAGGTCTGTTTTTCGCGGGCACAGTGGGACTTATCGCAGTCCTCGCAATTTTATTACTGCTCCCACGGGTCGAGGCGCGAATCAGTCAAAACCTTTATGCAAGGCTCACTATTACGATGGATTTAACCACCATGTCAGAACAAGATCTCAAGGAGATTCTTTCCTCATTGGGAACCGTCATAAGATCGATGGATCTATATTATGATTTTGTGAAGCGATCAAAAACAGTTTCCTGCGAGCTAAGACTGAAAAAGCCCGAGGAATTCAGTTTGGGCCAAAAACTTACCGCCATGCTGTCCCGACATGCAGGGATACACTCTGTCGCTTTCAAGTGTTGA
- a CDS encoding FAD:protein FMN transferase encodes METIAVARHAMATRFEIVLNGEDPAALRAAGEEALDEIQRIEAQLSLYQPTSEIAHLNARAAQEPVRVTPSLFKLLKQARELSVETKGAFDITIAPLIRCWGFMGGTGRVPGAEELAEARANVGMDLVELNPKDFTVRFARKGVMLDLGAMGKGYAVERAADLIRDMGISSALVNGGTSSILALGSPPESESWKVAVQGPALSTDVAASPFATISLKDEALSVSAVWGKSFQSEGGSFGHVLDPRCGRPVKSALLAAVALPSATETDVFSTALLVGTKETYDYLLRIRPQARAACILASNELDHEQVISHGFDLLKFM; translated from the coding sequence ATGGAGACCATCGCCGTTGCCCGACACGCCATGGCCACTCGTTTTGAGATCGTCCTGAATGGCGAAGATCCGGCAGCCTTGCGGGCGGCGGGCGAGGAGGCGTTGGATGAGATTCAGCGCATTGAGGCGCAGCTCAGTTTGTATCAACCGACGAGTGAGATCGCCCACTTGAACGCTCGCGCGGCTCAAGAACCGGTGCGGGTTACGCCGAGCCTGTTCAAGCTGTTGAAACAAGCCAGGGAACTTAGCGTGGAAACGAAGGGTGCTTTTGATATCACGATTGCTCCGCTGATTCGGTGTTGGGGGTTTATGGGAGGGACGGGGCGCGTGCCCGGCGCGGAGGAGTTGGCGGAGGCACGTGCCAATGTGGGAATGGATTTGGTGGAATTGAACCCGAAGGATTTCACGGTTCGTTTTGCGCGCAAGGGAGTGATGTTGGACTTGGGGGCGATGGGTAAAGGCTATGCGGTGGAGCGAGCAGCGGATTTGATACGTGACATGGGTATTTCGAGTGCGCTCGTTAACGGCGGAACAAGCAGCATCCTTGCTTTGGGAAGTCCCCCTGAATCAGAGAGTTGGAAAGTGGCGGTTCAGGGTCCAGCACTCTCCACTGACGTTGCGGCCTCCCCTTTTGCAACAATCAGTTTGAAGGATGAAGCGCTCTCGGTTTCTGCCGTTTGGGGAAAGTCCTTTCAGAGCGAAGGAGGGAGTTTCGGGCACGTCCTCGACCCACGATGTGGCAGGCCGGTGAAAAGTGCGCTCCTGGCGGCAGTCGCCCTGCCATCAGCCACAGAAACGGATGTATTTTCAACTGCCTTGCTGGTAGGCACTAAGGAAACTTATGACTACCTCCTCCGTATTCGTCCGCAGGCGCGTGCGGCTTGTATTCTTGCGAGCAACGAGTTAGACCATGAACAGGTAATCTCGCACGGCTTTGATCTTTTGAAATTTATGTAG
- a CDS encoding VOC family protein, with amino-acid sequence MKQSSVPEGYRSITPYLKLPNCARLIEFLKKAFDGIEKARLLRPDGAVLHAELMIGDSLVMIHEAPGHWKLKPSTLYLYVSDVDATYKKAIEAGGTSMIAPTNMYYGDRVACVSDVSENDWWIATRLENPPIEEIQERATTFLKARSEAIGLS; translated from the coding sequence ATGAAACAAAGCTCAGTTCCGGAAGGGTATCGCTCCATCACGCCTTACCTGAAACTTCCAAACTGCGCGCGTCTCATCGAGTTTTTGAAAAAGGCGTTCGATGGCATTGAGAAGGCCAGGTTGTTGCGACCGGATGGCGCCGTGCTCCACGCCGAGTTGATGATTGGAGATTCGCTGGTGATGATTCATGAAGCACCGGGTCACTGGAAGCTCAAACCGTCGACGCTTTATCTTTACGTTAGCGACGTTGATGCCACGTACAAAAAAGCCATTGAAGCCGGAGGCACCTCCATGATCGCACCGACGAACATGTATTATGGCGACCGCGTTGCCTGCGTTAGCGATGTGTCCGAGAACGATTGGTGGATTGCCACACGTCTTGAGAATCCGCCGATTGAGGAGATACAGGAACGAGCCACAACTTTCTTGAAAGCAAGGTCTGAAGCCATCGGCCTCTCGTAA
- the glgB gene encoding 1,4-alpha-glucan branching protein GlgB, whose amino-acid sequence MLLTRDELESLIHARHRSPHQLLGMHPLGDGSGVVVRAFLPNAAKVRIEPTHEKNKPSFELQQLDPAGLYEGTTKGAKHVYAYDLVITDYQGGVRRTRDPYSFLPTVGESDLYLFGKGDERRIYEKLGAQLRTVDGVHGTSFAVWAPNAQRVSVVGDFNGWDGRYYPMRLLGASGVWELFVPGVGEGAHYKYEIQNIHGQVVLKADPYGFFFESAPKNASIVWNNKKFKWTDGEWLKKRREQNVLRAPMSIYEVHIGSWKKKSVAESFSYRELAGMLVSYVKQMGFTHVEFLPVSEHAYYPSWGYQVTGFYSPTARFGTPDDFQYLVNALHEAGIGVLVDWVPAHFPRDEWALAKFDGTALYEHQDPRQGAHQDWGTLIFNYGRHEVCNFLTANALFWCERFHIDGLRVDAVASMLYLDYSRKEGEWVPNQFGGRENLDAVEFLRKFNYLTHTECPGVVTIAEESTAWPLVTRPPYLGGLGFSLKWNMGWMHDTLNYFMRDPIHRKYHQNDLTFAMLYHFNENFVLPLSHDEVVHGKGSLLGRMPGDDWQKFANLRVLLGYQWTFPGKPLLFMGCEFGQRAEWNANSGLDWWLLGAGPFHAGLQRFVEDLNKLYVAEAGLWESDYDVSGFYWIDCTDQNNSIMSFVRQNQSRTSELVVIMNLTPVPRPSYRIGLPRGGVWREVLNSDASIYGGSNMGNLGGVSAEDYQVHGQPHSAEFVLPPMSILVFKSG is encoded by the coding sequence ATGCTTCTTACTAGGGACGAATTAGAGAGTTTAATCCACGCGCGGCATCGCTCGCCTCATCAACTTTTGGGGATGCATCCGCTGGGTGACGGGTCTGGGGTGGTGGTGAGGGCTTTTCTGCCGAATGCAGCCAAGGTGCGGATTGAACCCACCCACGAGAAGAATAAGCCAAGTTTTGAATTGCAGCAGCTGGATCCGGCGGGTTTGTATGAAGGGACCACCAAAGGAGCCAAGCATGTTTATGCTTACGACCTGGTGATCACTGATTATCAAGGAGGAGTCCGGCGTACCCGCGATCCCTATTCGTTCCTGCCCACCGTTGGCGAATCAGACCTGTATTTGTTCGGGAAAGGAGATGAACGCCGTATCTACGAGAAATTGGGAGCGCAATTGCGGACAGTGGACGGCGTTCACGGAACGAGCTTTGCAGTTTGGGCGCCAAATGCACAACGGGTGAGTGTCGTTGGTGATTTCAACGGATGGGATGGACGTTATTATCCCATGCGGCTCTTAGGGGCTTCCGGAGTTTGGGAATTGTTTGTTCCCGGGGTGGGGGAAGGCGCCCATTACAAATATGAAATTCAAAATATTCACGGTCAGGTAGTTTTAAAGGCCGATCCATATGGATTCTTTTTTGAATCGGCCCCAAAGAATGCATCCATTGTTTGGAACAACAAAAAGTTTAAATGGACCGATGGCGAATGGTTGAAGAAACGCAGGGAACAGAATGTGTTGCGTGCACCGATGAGCATTTACGAAGTGCACATAGGTTCCTGGAAAAAGAAATCGGTCGCCGAGTCATTTAGTTATCGCGAATTGGCCGGAATGCTTGTTTCTTACGTGAAGCAGATGGGATTTACACACGTGGAATTCCTACCCGTTTCAGAGCATGCATATTATCCATCCTGGGGTTATCAGGTAACCGGATTTTATTCGCCGACCGCGCGGTTCGGCACTCCTGATGATTTTCAATATCTGGTCAATGCACTGCATGAGGCTGGTATCGGGGTTTTAGTAGATTGGGTTCCTGCTCATTTTCCGCGCGACGAATGGGCTCTGGCCAAATTTGATGGCACAGCCCTATATGAGCATCAAGATCCACGTCAGGGGGCACATCAAGACTGGGGGACTCTCATCTTTAACTATGGCCGTCACGAAGTGTGCAACTTCCTGACAGCTAACGCCCTGTTTTGGTGTGAACGATTCCACATCGACGGGTTGCGCGTGGATGCCGTAGCCTCGATGCTTTATCTCGATTATTCCCGCAAGGAGGGAGAGTGGGTTCCAAATCAGTTTGGCGGGCGTGAGAATTTGGACGCTGTGGAATTCCTGCGAAAGTTCAATTATCTCACCCATACCGAGTGTCCCGGCGTGGTGACCATTGCTGAGGAATCAACCGCGTGGCCATTAGTAACCCGGCCGCCTTACCTCGGCGGCCTGGGCTTTTCTCTGAAGTGGAACATGGGCTGGATGCATGACACATTAAATTATTTCATGCGTGATCCGATTCATCGCAAATACCATCAGAACGATCTCACCTTTGCGATGCTTTACCACTTCAACGAAAACTTTGTTCTGCCGTTGTCGCATGACGAAGTCGTTCATGGAAAAGGATCACTTTTAGGCCGTATGCCCGGAGACGATTGGCAAAAATTTGCGAATTTGCGTGTGCTCCTCGGCTATCAGTGGACGTTCCCCGGCAAGCCGCTGCTCTTCATGGGGTGCGAGTTCGGCCAACGTGCGGAATGGAATGCAAATAGCGGACTTGATTGGTGGCTCCTTGGCGCAGGACCGTTTCACGCAGGCCTGCAACGTTTTGTAGAGGATCTCAACAAGCTTTATGTTGCCGAGGCGGGATTGTGGGAATCTGATTATGACGTTAGTGGGTTTTATTGGATCGACTGCACAGATCAGAATAACAGCATAATGTCCTTTGTCCGGCAGAACCAGAGTCGCACGAGTGAATTGGTGGTCATCATGAACCTCACTCCCGTTCCGCGGCCCAGTTATCGAATCGGGTTGCCTCGCGGCGGAGTGTGGCGTGAGGTGTTAAATAGCGACGCGTCTATTTATGGGGGCAGTAACATGGGAAATCTGGGAGGTGTAAGTGCAGAGGATTACCAGGTGCACGGCCAGCCCCACTCCGCGGAATTTGTCCTCCCACCAATGAGTATTCTGGTGTTTAAATCTGGTTAG
- a CDS encoding chemotaxis protein CheB produces the protein MSNFKSRPAQWVVTIAASAGGLHGLSHILDSLPEDFPAAIAVVMHLSPHFTSKLAEILNQRSLLDVKWAAEGDLMQCSTVYVAPPDWHVRVCESGTLNLFKGKKIRFTRPAAEPLFMSAAEVYKERVIGVVLSGSDSDGATGVQAIKAHGGRVITQDKATSLHFSMPKSAIHTGAVDFVLPITEIAPRLMTLVPGKDASREINELIC, from the coding sequence ATGTCTAATTTCAAATCACGACCGGCGCAGTGGGTGGTAACAATAGCTGCCTCCGCAGGCGGCCTTCACGGATTAAGCCATATTCTTGATTCGTTGCCGGAGGACTTTCCGGCGGCCATCGCCGTCGTGATGCATCTTTCCCCGCATTTCACCAGCAAGCTTGCCGAAATTCTAAACCAGCGTTCATTGTTGGACGTCAAATGGGCTGCAGAGGGTGACCTCATGCAATGTTCCACGGTCTACGTTGCACCTCCCGACTGGCATGTTCGAGTCTGCGAAAGCGGCACATTGAACCTCTTTAAAGGAAAAAAAATCCGTTTTACCCGTCCCGCCGCGGAACCCCTATTTATGTCCGCAGCAGAGGTTTACAAGGAAAGGGTCATCGGGGTAGTGCTGAGCGGCTCGGATTCAGATGGCGCGACAGGAGTGCAAGCCATCAAGGCGCATGGAGGCCGAGTCATCACCCAGGACAAAGCTACTTCACTGCATTTTAGCATGCCCAAGTCGGCGATTCATACTGGAGCGGTGGATTTTGTTCTTCCTATCACGGAGATTGCACCCCGGTTAATGACCCTGGTTCCAGGAAAGGATGCTTCGCGCGAGATAAACGAACTGATTTGTTAA
- a CDS encoding DUF3592 domain-containing protein — protein sequence MSQHSTILLFVSAAYLFAGIFTYVGFFLRSQSQKFLQGAIVTKGRIVAMESSGEAFHPVFTFTDLQGREYQVHSMVGKFSTAHKEGEIVDVFYQPQAPHEAIMKDSIRSYRMFFCAAALAFTIATLILIFVLRAI from the coding sequence ATGAGTCAGCATAGCACCATTCTCCTTTTTGTTTCCGCAGCATATCTGTTCGCGGGCATTTTTACTTACGTCGGCTTTTTTCTGCGCTCACAATCTCAGAAGTTTCTCCAAGGCGCGATTGTCACCAAGGGCAGAATTGTTGCAATGGAGTCGTCGGGCGAGGCCTTTCACCCGGTATTTACATTCACCGATCTTCAGGGCAGGGAGTATCAGGTCCACTCCATGGTTGGCAAATTTTCAACAGCTCACAAGGAAGGCGAAATTGTTGACGTGTTTTACCAACCGCAAGCACCGCATGAGGCTATCATGAAGGATTCCATCCGGAGCTATCGTATGTTTTTCTGCGCAGCTGCTCTGGCCTTTACCATCGCCACCCTCATCTTAATCTTTGTTCTTCGGGCCATATGA
- a CDS encoding rhomboid family intramembrane serine protease produces MLEDRDYMRQRSRWEPQWSVTVVLIILNVVMFVVQNTVGPRDFYDLQYYGVLSLDGLKHGFIWQLLTFQFLHQGFFHILGNMLTLYFFGHAVEEALGKTSFLKLYLLSGVLGGLLQMGGAVVWPSHLDVPIVGASAGVYGLIAAYATLFSDRSINLLFPPIELKVRTLVWIAMGFSIIGIIVPFWKMAHCAHLGGILTGMFYIRWITQVQKPLVVWQPFRPKMRRRELVKVRSDKPKTWIQPKNVEPEELPSAEFISKEVDPILDKISAHGIQSLTERERQILEAARARMAKRK; encoded by the coding sequence ATGTTAGAGGATAGAGACTACATGCGCCAGCGGTCCCGTTGGGAACCGCAGTGGTCAGTGACTGTCGTCCTGATTATCCTCAATGTGGTCATGTTCGTGGTCCAAAACACGGTCGGACCGCGGGACTTCTACGATCTTCAATACTACGGCGTCCTCAGTCTCGATGGCCTGAAACACGGTTTCATTTGGCAGTTGCTTACTTTTCAGTTTTTGCATCAGGGGTTTTTCCACATTTTGGGAAACATGTTGACGCTTTATTTCTTTGGTCATGCCGTGGAAGAAGCGCTGGGGAAAACGAGTTTCTTGAAGCTTTATCTGTTAAGCGGGGTGCTGGGTGGACTCTTGCAAATGGGAGGTGCAGTCGTGTGGCCAAGCCATCTTGACGTCCCCATTGTGGGGGCTTCGGCGGGAGTCTATGGGTTGATAGCGGCCTATGCGACCCTGTTTTCTGATCGGTCCATCAATTTGCTTTTTCCACCTATCGAGCTAAAAGTTCGCACTCTGGTTTGGATCGCCATGGGTTTTTCGATAATCGGCATCATAGTCCCGTTCTGGAAGATGGCTCATTGCGCTCATCTGGGTGGCATTCTCACCGGCATGTTTTATATCCGGTGGATTACCCAGGTTCAAAAGCCACTGGTGGTCTGGCAGCCATTCCGGCCGAAAATGCGTCGTCGCGAATTGGTGAAAGTCCGTTCTGACAAACCAAAAACCTGGATCCAACCCAAGAATGTCGAACCCGAAGAGCTTCCATCCGCGGAGTTTATCAGCAAGGAAGTGGATCCCATTCTGGACAAGATTTCTGCCCACGGCATCCAAAGTTTGACGGAGCGGGAACGGCAGATCCTCGAAGCGGCCCGGGCCAGGATGGCCAAGCGCAAGTAA
- the purB gene encoding adenylosuccinate lyase: MIQRYSRAEMREIWSEQRKLEIWLKIELLASEALVAEGLVPKKDFEQMKSKAAFSLERCKELERTLNHDVIAFTTNVGENIGAPASRWLHFGLTSSDIVDTSFAVQMVQSADILIEDVKTLRKVIASKARKYQLTPMIGRSHGIHAEPTTFGLKMALMYDEFGRALKRLEAVRETVAIGKLSGAVGTSAHLSPKVEAFVCKQLGLRPAPVATQVVQRDLHAEFMNALALIGASIERWATEFRHLQRTEVLEAEEFFAVGQKGSSAMPHKRNPITGERLTGLARVLRGNAIAAMENVALWHERDISHSSVERIIFPDSCTLLDYMLATLTKLTEGLIVYPENMKRNMGLTLGMWNSQTILLALIRKGLTREQAYELVQRNAMKTWQSKHAGDANADFKTQLLNDPEVAKHLTQTELDKLCNLDFHFKQIKTRFKKLGL, encoded by the coding sequence ATGATTCAACGTTATTCACGGGCTGAAATGCGGGAGATTTGGAGCGAGCAACGCAAACTGGAAATTTGGTTAAAGATTGAATTGCTCGCCAGCGAGGCACTGGTGGCAGAGGGACTGGTGCCCAAAAAAGATTTTGAGCAAATGAAGTCCAAGGCGGCTTTCAGCCTGGAGCGCTGCAAAGAACTTGAGCGCACACTGAATCACGATGTCATTGCGTTCACCACGAATGTCGGGGAAAACATCGGCGCTCCAGCGAGTCGCTGGCTGCATTTTGGACTGACCAGCAGCGATATTGTAGACACCTCTTTTGCCGTCCAAATGGTACAGTCAGCAGATATTCTGATTGAAGACGTCAAAACTCTCCGCAAGGTAATCGCCAGCAAAGCCCGCAAATATCAGCTAACACCAATGATCGGGCGCAGCCACGGCATCCATGCCGAGCCGACCACGTTCGGTTTGAAAATGGCGTTGATGTATGACGAATTTGGCCGTGCCCTCAAACGCCTGGAGGCAGTTCGAGAGACAGTTGCCATAGGCAAACTTTCTGGAGCAGTTGGTACCAGCGCGCACTTGTCGCCCAAAGTAGAGGCTTTTGTTTGCAAGCAACTCGGACTGCGCCCGGCACCCGTTGCGACTCAAGTCGTGCAGCGAGACTTGCATGCCGAGTTTATGAATGCACTGGCCTTGATTGGGGCCAGCATTGAACGTTGGGCCACCGAGTTCCGGCACCTCCAGCGAACGGAAGTTTTGGAAGCCGAAGAATTCTTCGCCGTTGGTCAGAAAGGCTCCAGCGCCATGCCGCACAAACGTAATCCCATTACGGGCGAACGTCTGACCGGCCTGGCCCGCGTGTTGCGCGGAAATGCCATCGCCGCCATGGAAAACGTTGCGCTCTGGCATGAACGGGACATCAGTCACAGTTCAGTGGAACGCATCATCTTCCCCGATTCCTGCACGTTGCTGGATTACATGTTGGCGACGCTTACGAAGCTGACAGAGGGATTGATTGTCTATCCGGAGAACATGAAACGCAACATGGGCTTAACGCTGGGAATGTGGAATTCACAGACCATCCTGCTGGCCCTGATTCGAAAGGGCCTTACCCGGGAGCAGGCGTACGAACTGGTTCAGCGTAATGCGATGAAGACCTGGCAGTCCAAGCATGCGGGTGATGCGAATGCAGATTTCAAAACGCAACTGCTTAATGACCCTGAAGTCGCCAAACATCTCACACAGACGGAGTTGGACAAGCTGTGCAATCTTGATTTCCATTTTAAGCAAATTAAAACGCGATTTAAGAAACTTGGGCTATAA